In Brevibacterium zhoupengii, the following are encoded in one genomic region:
- a CDS encoding Bug family tripartite tricarboxylate transporter substrate binding protein has product MRSTAITGQGRATSARQKGRALKPAFKVGAVLASLALVATGCGNKAQPPGEGSDYPKGPVTVNVPSEPGSGWDTTARALVEALQKEEIVSTPLPVQNKPGGTGCTWMTSMMQQEKGKDDQIAITSLASQTMKARGLCEFGPEDTTLIATMYVEDFMVVTPDKGDIKSVEDLVKALKKDPQKVTVAASGDDTLPFALFAKEAGVDPADINFVNYEGGGEQTTAMLNGDAKVAIAGLSEFRSVLESGDIKPLVTFAKKPLQAPYDSVPTAADAGYDVTLGNWRGVYGPAEMPQDAVDYWAKTLEEVSETKTWKDTLEKNQWAPEFLTGDEAKKYAEDAAATVEEGVKETDLGNSK; this is encoded by the coding sequence ATGCGGTCAACGGCGATCACAGGACAAGGACGGGCCACCTCGGCGAGGCAGAAGGGGAGAGCATTGAAACCGGCTTTCAAAGTCGGTGCGGTGCTTGCCTCGCTGGCGCTCGTGGCCACGGGATGCGGGAACAAGGCTCAGCCTCCGGGGGAGGGCAGCGACTACCCGAAGGGCCCGGTCACGGTCAACGTCCCGTCGGAACCCGGCTCCGGTTGGGACACCACCGCGCGTGCCCTCGTCGAAGCCCTGCAGAAGGAAGAGATCGTCTCCACCCCGTTGCCGGTCCAGAACAAGCCCGGCGGCACGGGCTGCACCTGGATGACATCGATGATGCAGCAGGAGAAGGGCAAGGACGACCAGATCGCGATCACCTCTCTGGCCAGCCAGACGATGAAGGCTCGCGGACTCTGCGAATTCGGTCCCGAGGACACCACCCTCATCGCTACGATGTACGTCGAGGACTTCATGGTCGTCACACCCGACAAGGGCGACATCAAATCGGTCGAAGACCTGGTCAAGGCGCTGAAGAAGGACCCGCAGAAGGTCACTGTGGCCGCCTCAGGCGATGACACGTTGCCCTTCGCACTCTTCGCCAAGGAAGCCGGAGTCGACCCGGCCGACATCAACTTCGTCAACTACGAAGGCGGCGGCGAGCAGACCACCGCCATGCTCAACGGAGATGCGAAGGTCGCCATCGCCGGGCTGAGCGAATTCCGCTCGGTACTGGAATCCGGTGACATCAAACCGCTCGTGACCTTCGCCAAGAAACCGCTGCAGGCCCCGTACGACTCGGTTCCCACCGCAGCGGATGCCGGCTATGACGTGACCCTGGGCAACTGGCGTGGAGTCTACGGACCGGCCGAAATGCCACAGGATGCCGTCGACTATTGGGCCAAGACCCTCGAAGAGGTCAGCGAGACGAAGACCTGGAAGGACACCCTGGAGAAGAACCAGTGGGCTCCGGAGTTCCTCACCGGCGACGAGGCCAAGAAGTACGCCGAAGACGCTGCAGCCACCGTTGAGGAGGGCGTCAAAGAGACCGATCTGGGCAACAGCAAATGA
- a CDS encoding tripartite tricarboxylate transporter permease, which produces MDTLIDLGGGFASALEPLSLAFALLGVLLGTVVGVLPGIGPISAIAILIPVSFGMEPVHGLILLCGIYYGSMYGGSITATLIKTPGEIASAVTAIEGYEMARRGRGKAALATAAIGSFLAGTLAIIGLTFLSPVLVQLANVFGSTEYFLLMATALLLASTMSSGSRAKALISIFIGLAVGLVGLDFQTGLPRQTFGMSLLSDGIDFTIFAMALFAIPEAIRNLALGRGAKDVIQSFGDDKWMSKQDWQRSAMPWARGSVLGFIIGILPGVGPSLASFMSYIMEKRISKRKSEFGHGAIEGVAGPEAANNAGVGGAMIPLFSLGIPGSATTALLLFVFTMYGLQPGPLIFRDESGLIWTIIASMYIGNVALIILNLPLVGVFVKLLKMPKEILFSAILVLVAIGAYAIEFSLFGLMLLGIFGVIGYLMDKGGIPLAPSILALVLVPLLEDNFRRMLQISGGSFMPLLTRPVSLSIIVLMVLGIVGPIIFRWWVRRRQLLADVSVG; this is translated from the coding sequence ATGGACACACTCATCGATCTGGGCGGCGGCTTCGCCTCGGCGCTCGAACCCTTAAGCCTCGCCTTCGCCCTCCTCGGCGTCCTACTGGGCACCGTCGTCGGCGTGCTGCCGGGCATCGGCCCGATCTCCGCGATCGCAATCCTCATCCCGGTGTCCTTCGGGATGGAACCGGTGCACGGACTCATCCTGCTCTGCGGCATCTACTACGGGTCGATGTACGGCGGCTCGATCACCGCCACACTCATCAAAACCCCTGGTGAGATTGCCAGTGCGGTGACCGCCATCGAAGGCTACGAAATGGCTCGCCGAGGTCGGGGCAAGGCCGCGCTCGCGACCGCCGCGATCGGGTCCTTCCTCGCCGGCACCCTGGCGATCATCGGGCTGACGTTCCTGTCACCTGTGCTGGTGCAATTGGCGAATGTCTTCGGCTCCACCGAATACTTCCTGCTCATGGCCACAGCACTCCTGTTGGCCTCGACGATGTCGTCGGGCTCGCGGGCGAAAGCCCTCATCTCGATCTTCATCGGACTGGCTGTCGGCCTCGTCGGTCTCGACTTCCAGACGGGCCTGCCGCGCCAGACCTTCGGCATGAGTCTGCTCTCCGACGGCATCGACTTCACGATCTTCGCCATGGCGCTCTTCGCGATCCCAGAGGCGATCCGCAACCTCGCACTGGGACGCGGCGCCAAAGATGTGATCCAGAGCTTCGGGGACGACAAATGGATGTCGAAGCAGGACTGGCAGCGTTCGGCCATGCCCTGGGCCCGCGGCTCGGTGCTCGGCTTCATCATCGGCATCCTGCCCGGAGTCGGCCCGTCCCTGGCCTCGTTCATGTCCTACATCATGGAGAAACGGATTTCGAAGCGGAAGTCCGAATTCGGCCATGGCGCCATCGAAGGCGTCGCCGGACCCGAGGCCGCGAACAACGCCGGAGTCGGCGGTGCCATGATTCCGCTCTTCAGTCTGGGCATTCCGGGATCGGCGACCACGGCCCTGCTGCTCTTCGTCTTCACCATGTACGGGCTGCAGCCGGGACCACTGATCTTCCGCGACGAGTCGGGTCTGATCTGGACGATCATTGCCAGCATGTACATCGGCAACGTAGCCCTGATCATCCTCAACCTGCCGCTCGTCGGTGTCTTCGTCAAGCTGTTGAAGATGCCCAAGGAGATCCTATTCTCAGCGATTCTCGTGCTCGTGGCCATCGGCGCCTATGCGATCGAGTTCAGCCTCTTCGGACTCATGCTCCTCGGCATCTTCGGAGTCATCGGCTATCTCATGGACAAGGGCGGAATCCCGCTGGCACCGTCCATCCTGGCACTCGTTCTGGTGCCGCTGCTGGAAGACAACTTCCGGCGCATGCTCCAGATCTCGGGCGGATCGTTCATGCCGCTGCTGACTCGGCCCGTGTCGCTGTCGATCATCGTGCTCATGGTCCTGGGTATCGTCGGACCGATCATCTTCCGCTGGTGGGTGCGTCGCCGCCAGCTGCTCGCCGATGTGAGTGTGGGATGA
- a CDS encoding tripartite tricarboxylate transporter TctB family protein, producing the protein MRTLTPALRGDVITGIAVTLVGAVYYIATFWVQETKNIVTPRTFPAIVGIALIVLGLFLIGQAVYRSRKLAEVVPAGAASASGGAEAEVAASGASDGVEGVSGATDGVVEDEPAGVVLEAPEEPKSKQVVLQFALFFIYLGILIPVGFLLSTAAFLMTMTSIYAPNRWIRNLIFSVLFSVIIYVAFVYGLAVYLPVGILG; encoded by the coding sequence ATGAGAACGCTGACTCCGGCGCTGAGGGGTGATGTCATCACCGGCATCGCCGTCACTCTCGTCGGCGCGGTCTACTACATCGCGACGTTCTGGGTCCAGGAGACGAAGAACATCGTCACCCCGCGGACCTTCCCCGCGATCGTGGGCATTGCGCTCATCGTGCTCGGCCTCTTCCTCATCGGTCAAGCCGTGTACCGGAGCCGGAAACTCGCCGAGGTGGTCCCCGCTGGGGCCGCCTCGGCGAGTGGCGGTGCCGAGGCTGAGGTGGCCGCCAGCGGTGCGTCGGATGGCGTTGAGGGGGTCAGCGGTGCGACGGATGGCGTTGTGGAAGACGAGCCCGCGGGGGTCGTTCTCGAAGCTCCCGAGGAACCGAAGTCGAAGCAGGTCGTGCTGCAGTTCGCCCTCTTCTTCATCTACCTCGGAATCCTCATCCCGGTCGGCTTCCTGCTCTCCACAGCAGCCTTCCTGATGACGATGACCAGCATCTATGCCCCGAACAGGTGGATTCGCAACCTCATATTCTCGGTGCTCTTCTCCGTCATCATCTACGTCGCGTTCGTCTACGGGCTGGCCGTGTACCTGCCCGTCGGAATCCTGGGCTAG